A DNA window from Xanthomonas campestris pv. campestris str. ATCC 33913 contains the following coding sequences:
- the gshB gene encoding glutathione synthase — protein MSLDVVVVMDPIASIKIAKDTTFAMLLEAQRRGHRLHYVRPGGLSLHEGRAVAQVAPLSVREDKASWFTLGAFTELVFGPGQVVLMRKDPPVDAEFIYDTQVLAVAQRAGAQVVNDPQGLRDYNEKLAALLFPQCCPPTLVSRDAAALKAFVLAHGQAVLKPLDGMGGRSIFRSGTGDPNLNVILETLTDGGRKLTLAQRFIPDITAGDKRILLVDGEPVDYCLARIPQGDEFRGNLAAGGRGEGRPLSERDRWIAAQVGPEMKRRGMRFVGLDVIGDYLTEVNVTSPTCVRELDAQFGLNIAGLLFDAIEAGTAQ, from the coding sequence ATGTCGCTCGACGTCGTTGTGGTGATGGATCCCATCGCCTCCATCAAGATCGCCAAAGACACCACCTTCGCCATGTTGCTGGAAGCCCAGCGCCGTGGTCACCGCCTGCATTATGTGCGCCCCGGCGGACTCAGCCTGCATGAAGGACGCGCCGTGGCGCAGGTCGCGCCGCTGAGCGTGCGCGAGGACAAGGCCAGCTGGTTCACCCTGGGCGCGTTCACCGAGCTGGTGTTTGGTCCCGGCCAGGTGGTGCTGATGCGCAAGGACCCGCCGGTGGATGCCGAGTTCATCTACGACACCCAGGTGCTGGCCGTGGCGCAGCGCGCCGGTGCCCAGGTGGTCAACGACCCGCAGGGCCTGCGCGACTACAACGAGAAGCTGGCCGCGCTGCTGTTCCCGCAGTGCTGCCCGCCGACCCTGGTCAGCCGCGACGCGGCCGCGCTGAAGGCGTTCGTGCTCGCACATGGCCAGGCGGTGCTCAAGCCGCTGGACGGCATGGGCGGGCGCTCGATCTTCCGCAGCGGCACCGGCGACCCCAATCTCAACGTGATCCTGGAAACGCTGACCGATGGCGGCCGCAAGCTGACCCTGGCGCAGCGCTTCATCCCCGACATCACTGCCGGCGACAAGCGCATCCTGCTGGTGGACGGCGAGCCGGTGGACTACTGCCTGGCACGCATCCCGCAGGGCGACGAGTTCCGCGGCAACCTGGCCGCCGGCGGCCGCGGCGAAGGCCGCCCGCTGTCCGAGCGCGACCGTTGGATCGCCGCGCAGGTGGGCCCGGAAATGAAACGCCGCGGCATGCGCTTCGTGGGCCTGGACGTGATCGGCGATTACCTCACCGAAGTCAACGTCACCAGCCCCACCTGCGTGCGTGAGCTGGATGCGCAGTTCGGGCTCAATATTGCCGGGCTGCTGTTCGATGCGATCGAGGCCGGCACCGCGCAATGA
- a CDS encoding energy transducer TonB family protein → MSTAAALPAPMDERQRLTATLVISLLLHGLLILGVGFAVSEDAPLVPTLDVIFSQTSTPLTPKQADFLAQANQQGGGNHDTAQRPRDSQPGVVPQDRNGLAPQAQRATTVQAPLPTQTRVVSSRRGEQAVPTPQPNPQTDPLSPADAQRVQRDAEMARLAAEVHLRSEQYAKRPNRKFVSASTREYAYANYLRAWVDRAERVGNLNYPDEARRRRLGGKVVITVGVRRDGSVESSRVLVSSGTPVLDAAALRVVQLAQPFPPLPRSKDDVDILQVTRTWLFLPGGELHDDR, encoded by the coding sequence ATGAGCACGGCCGCGGCCTTGCCTGCACCGATGGACGAACGCCAGCGTCTGACCGCGACGCTGGTGATCTCGCTGCTGCTGCATGGCCTGCTGATCCTGGGTGTGGGCTTTGCGGTGAGCGAAGACGCACCGCTGGTGCCCACCCTGGATGTGATCTTCAGCCAGACCAGCACCCCGCTGACGCCCAAGCAGGCCGACTTCCTGGCCCAGGCCAACCAGCAGGGCGGCGGCAACCACGACACCGCGCAGCGCCCGCGCGACAGCCAACCGGGCGTGGTACCGCAAGACCGCAACGGGCTGGCGCCGCAGGCGCAGCGCGCCACCACCGTGCAGGCGCCCTTGCCGACGCAGACGCGGGTGGTGTCCAGCCGCCGCGGCGAACAGGCCGTGCCGACGCCACAACCCAATCCGCAGACCGACCCGCTCTCGCCTGCCGACGCGCAACGCGTGCAGCGCGATGCCGAGATGGCGCGGCTGGCGGCCGAGGTGCATCTGCGCTCGGAGCAGTACGCCAAGCGCCCCAACCGCAAGTTCGTCTCTGCCAGCACCCGCGAGTACGCCTACGCGAACTATCTGCGTGCCTGGGTGGACCGCGCCGAACGGGTCGGCAACCTCAATTACCCTGACGAAGCGCGCCGCCGCCGGCTAGGCGGCAAGGTGGTAATCACCGTTGGCGTGCGCCGCGACGGCAGCGTGGAAAGCAGCCGCGTACTGGTCTCCAGCGGCACCCCGGTGCTGGATGCGGCCGCCTTGCGGGTGGTGCAACTGGCACAGCCGTTTCCGCCGCTGCCGCGCAGCAAGGACGATGTCGACATCCTGCAGGTCACCCGGACCTGGTTGTTCCTGCCCGGCGGCGAATTGCACGACGACCGCTGA